In a single window of the Drosophila miranda strain MSH22 chromosome XL, D.miranda_PacBio2.1, whole genome shotgun sequence genome:
- the LOC108160885 gene encoding xenotropic and polytropic retrovirus receptor 1 isoform X1, whose translation MKFGKTFETHLTIEWRQQYMRYTDLKTMIKQGVDAARASDTSQEYATAAYYQAFEEAFFSECRNELERVNNFFMEKLAEARRKHATLKLQLLATARVPGHTASLTSLGSQRTEQVRPEPVNTSGSRKMMTQRQLRTAYSEFYLSLVLLQNFQSLNETGFRKICKKYDKYLKSSAGADWFQRYIPQAAFTDHRSLQRMVIEVEDLYTFYLAAGDRAQAMNKLRVPPLGQPTPAQMVFRAGLALGMFVMLFVATLISYWRRPPLQGNILAFMSLYRGPFTWVIFNFFMAANVTGWQRFGVNHVLIFEIDPRSHLQPATFLEIACTFGILWTLSMLGFLYHGHFHVADPFVFPLALILIMMLLLVVPLPIMNWPARWWTMKLLGRVMTAPLHYVGFADFWMGDQLNSLLTCIVDHYYIVRFYAYSWLRGQPVPPYLSTDVLVPVISCLPAWFRLAQCLRRFRDSGSKSISYLLNSGKYSTTFFVVLFSTLRARTDDRYANTFVNPYTWLLLAASVVSTLYCFLWDVIKDFGLFRIWKGKQIFLREKLVYPPAFYYFVIVENLLLRWFWVIEFALHHHELMSPYNTKTLASLLEITRRRFIWNYLRLENEHLYNCGKFRAIRDIHLAALNPRQERMLESMMDESDGVSNRRHKPDERTRLGKEYF comes from the exons ATGAAGTTTGGCAAGACCTTTGAGACGCACCTGACCATCGAATGGCGACAGCAGTACATGCGATACACG GATCTGAAGACGATGATCAAGCAGGGCGTGGATGCTGCCCGCGCCTCGGACACGTCGCAGGAGTACGCGACCGCGGCCTACTATCAGGCCTTCGAGGAGGCATTCTTCTCCGAGTGCCGGAACGAGCTGGAGCGCGTGAACAACTTCTTCATGGAGAAGCTGGCGGAGGCGCGTCGCAAGCATGCCACGCTCAAgctgcagctgctggccaCCGCCCGGGTGCCAGGCCACACGGCCAGCCTCACATCGCTGGGCTCCCAGCGGACGGAGCAGGTGCGACCGGAGCCGGTCAACACCTCGGGCAGCCGTAAGATGATGACCCAGCGGCAGCTACGGACCGCCTACAGCGAGTTCTATCTCAGCCTTGTGCTGCTCCAGAATTTTCAGTCCCTCAACGAGACGGGCTTCCGCAAGATCTGCAAGAAGTACGACAAGTATCTGAAGTCCTCAGCTGGTGCGGACTGGTTCCAGCGTTATATTCCGCAGGCGGCCTTCACGGATCATCGCTCCCTCCAGCGCATGGTCATCGAGGTGGAGGACCTGTACACGTTCTATCTGGCGGCTGGGGACCGAGCGCAGGCGATGAACAAGCTGCGAGTACCGCCCCTGGGCCAGCCCACGCCGGCGCAGATGGTCTTCCGGGCCGGCCTCGCCCTGGGCATGTTCGTGATGCTCTTCGTGGCGACGCTGATCAGCT ACTGGCGGCGACCGCCGTTGCAGGGCAACATCCTGGCGTTCATGAGCCTCTACAGGGGTCCCTTCACCTGGGTGATCTTCAACTTCTTTATGGCGGCCAATGTGACCGGCTGGCAGCGGTTCGGCGTCAACCATGTGCTGATCTTCGAGATCGATCCGCGCAGCCACCTGCAGCCGGCCACCTTCCTGGAGATCGCCTGCACCTTCGGCATACTGTGGACCCTCTCGATGCTCGGCTTTCTCTATCACGGCCATTTCCATGTGGCCGATCCGTTCGTCTTCCCACTGGCCCTGATCCTGAtcatgatgctgctgctggtggtgccgCTGCCGATCATGAACTGGCCGGCGCGCTGGTGGACGATGAAGCTGTTGGGGCGCGTGATGACAGCCCCGCTGCACTACGTGGGCTTCGCCGACTTCTGGATGGGCGATCAGCTGAACTCGCTGTTGACCTGCATCGTGGACCACTACTACATCGTGCGGTTCTACGCCTACTCCTGGCTGCGGGGGCAGCCGGTGCCCCCGTACCTGAGCACGGACGTGCTGGTGCCGGTCATCTCCTGCCTGCCCGCCTGGTTTCGGCTCGCGCAGTGCCTGCGCCGGTTCCGGGACAGCGGCTCCAAGTCCATCAGCTACCTCCTCAATTCCGGGAAGTACTCGACGACCTTCTTCGTGGTGCTCTTCTCGACGCTGCGCGCTCGCACGGATG ATCGGTACGCGAACACGTTCGTCAATCCGTACACGTGGCTCCTGCTGGCCGCCTCCGTCGTGTCCACCCTGTACTGCTTTCTGTGGGACGTGATCAAGGACTTTGGCCTGTTCCGGATCTGGAAGGGCAAGCAAATCTTCCTGCGGGAGAAGCTCGTCTATCCGCCGGCCTTCTACTACTTTGTGATCGTCGAGAACCTGCTGCTGCGCTGGTTCTGGGTGATCGAGTTTGCGCTCCACCACCACGAACTGATGTCGCCCTACAACACCAAGACCCTCGCCAGTCTCCTCGAGATCACGCG CAGGCGGTTCATCTGGAACTACCTTCGATTGGAGAACGAGCATCTGTACAACTGCGGCAAGTTCCGGGCCATCAGGGACATCCATCTGGCAGCCCTCAATCCGCGGCAGGAGCGCATGCTCGAGTCGATGATGGACGAGTCCGATGGGGTGTCCAATCGCAGGCACAAGCCGGACGAACGCACTCGACTTGGCAAGGAGTACTTCTAG
- the LOC108160885 gene encoding xenotropic and polytropic retrovirus receptor 1 isoform X2: MKFGKTFETHLTIEWRQQYMRYTDLKTMIKQGVDAARASDTSQEYATAAYYQAFEEAFFSECRNELERVNNFFMEKLAEARRKHATLKLQLLATARVPGHTASLTSLGSQRTEQVRPEPVNTSGSRKMMTQRQLRTAYSEFYLSLVLLQNFQSLNETGFRKICKKYDKYLKSSAGADWFQRYIPQAAFTDHRSLQRMVIEVEDLYTFYLAAGDRAQAMNKLRVPPLGQPTPAQMVFRAGLALGMFVMLFVATLISYWRRPPLQGNILAFMSLYRGPFTWVIFNFFMAANVTGWQRFGVNHVLIFEIDPRSHLQPATFLEIACTFGILWTLSMLGFLYHGHFHVADPFVFPLALILIMMLLLVVPLPIMNWPARWWTMKLLGRVMTAPLHYVGFADFWMGDQLNSLLTCIVDHYYIVRFYAYSWLRGQPVPPYLSTDVLVPVISCLPAWFRLAQCLRRFRDSGSKSISYLLNSGKYSTTFFVVLFSTLRARTDDRYANTFVNPYTWLLLAASVVSTLYCFLWDVIKDFGLFRIWKGKQIFLREKLVYPPAFYYFVIVENLLLRWFWVIEFALHHHELMSPYNTKTLASLLEITRRFIWNYLRLENEHLYNCGKFRAIRDIHLAALNPRQERMLESMMDESDGVSNRRHKPDERTRLGKEYF; the protein is encoded by the exons ATGAAGTTTGGCAAGACCTTTGAGACGCACCTGACCATCGAATGGCGACAGCAGTACATGCGATACACG GATCTGAAGACGATGATCAAGCAGGGCGTGGATGCTGCCCGCGCCTCGGACACGTCGCAGGAGTACGCGACCGCGGCCTACTATCAGGCCTTCGAGGAGGCATTCTTCTCCGAGTGCCGGAACGAGCTGGAGCGCGTGAACAACTTCTTCATGGAGAAGCTGGCGGAGGCGCGTCGCAAGCATGCCACGCTCAAgctgcagctgctggccaCCGCCCGGGTGCCAGGCCACACGGCCAGCCTCACATCGCTGGGCTCCCAGCGGACGGAGCAGGTGCGACCGGAGCCGGTCAACACCTCGGGCAGCCGTAAGATGATGACCCAGCGGCAGCTACGGACCGCCTACAGCGAGTTCTATCTCAGCCTTGTGCTGCTCCAGAATTTTCAGTCCCTCAACGAGACGGGCTTCCGCAAGATCTGCAAGAAGTACGACAAGTATCTGAAGTCCTCAGCTGGTGCGGACTGGTTCCAGCGTTATATTCCGCAGGCGGCCTTCACGGATCATCGCTCCCTCCAGCGCATGGTCATCGAGGTGGAGGACCTGTACACGTTCTATCTGGCGGCTGGGGACCGAGCGCAGGCGATGAACAAGCTGCGAGTACCGCCCCTGGGCCAGCCCACGCCGGCGCAGATGGTCTTCCGGGCCGGCCTCGCCCTGGGCATGTTCGTGATGCTCTTCGTGGCGACGCTGATCAGCT ACTGGCGGCGACCGCCGTTGCAGGGCAACATCCTGGCGTTCATGAGCCTCTACAGGGGTCCCTTCACCTGGGTGATCTTCAACTTCTTTATGGCGGCCAATGTGACCGGCTGGCAGCGGTTCGGCGTCAACCATGTGCTGATCTTCGAGATCGATCCGCGCAGCCACCTGCAGCCGGCCACCTTCCTGGAGATCGCCTGCACCTTCGGCATACTGTGGACCCTCTCGATGCTCGGCTTTCTCTATCACGGCCATTTCCATGTGGCCGATCCGTTCGTCTTCCCACTGGCCCTGATCCTGAtcatgatgctgctgctggtggtgccgCTGCCGATCATGAACTGGCCGGCGCGCTGGTGGACGATGAAGCTGTTGGGGCGCGTGATGACAGCCCCGCTGCACTACGTGGGCTTCGCCGACTTCTGGATGGGCGATCAGCTGAACTCGCTGTTGACCTGCATCGTGGACCACTACTACATCGTGCGGTTCTACGCCTACTCCTGGCTGCGGGGGCAGCCGGTGCCCCCGTACCTGAGCACGGACGTGCTGGTGCCGGTCATCTCCTGCCTGCCCGCCTGGTTTCGGCTCGCGCAGTGCCTGCGCCGGTTCCGGGACAGCGGCTCCAAGTCCATCAGCTACCTCCTCAATTCCGGGAAGTACTCGACGACCTTCTTCGTGGTGCTCTTCTCGACGCTGCGCGCTCGCACGGATG ATCGGTACGCGAACACGTTCGTCAATCCGTACACGTGGCTCCTGCTGGCCGCCTCCGTCGTGTCCACCCTGTACTGCTTTCTGTGGGACGTGATCAAGGACTTTGGCCTGTTCCGGATCTGGAAGGGCAAGCAAATCTTCCTGCGGGAGAAGCTCGTCTATCCGCCGGCCTTCTACTACTTTGTGATCGTCGAGAACCTGCTGCTGCGCTGGTTCTGGGTGATCGAGTTTGCGCTCCACCACCACGAACTGATGTCGCCCTACAACACCAAGACCCTCGCCAGTCTCCTCGAGATCACGCG GCGGTTCATCTGGAACTACCTTCGATTGGAGAACGAGCATCTGTACAACTGCGGCAAGTTCCGGGCCATCAGGGACATCCATCTGGCAGCCCTCAATCCGCGGCAGGAGCGCATGCTCGAGTCGATGATGGACGAGTCCGATGGGGTGTCCAATCGCAGGCACAAGCCGGACGAACGCACTCGACTTGGCAAGGAGTACTTCTAG